In Microvirga terrae, a single window of DNA contains:
- a CDS encoding dihydrofolate reductase family protein produces MGLLTFSINVTLDGCVDHQEGIADEETHAFFTGLMDAGGAMLWGRVTYEMMESYWPAVARGDVEASPAIREWAVKLEAKPKYVVSSTRKDFPWTNSHHIADDLRTGVQRLKDAMPAGVLLGSGKLATELDRLDLIDEYKLLVHPRIAGHGPTLYQGGLPSTRRLELVSAKPLRNGAVAMHYWREC; encoded by the coding sequence ATGGGACTATTGACCTTCAGCATCAACGTCACCCTGGACGGCTGCGTCGACCATCAGGAGGGAATCGCTGACGAGGAGACGCACGCGTTCTTCACCGGCCTGATGGACGCGGGCGGGGCGATGCTGTGGGGCCGTGTCACCTACGAAATGATGGAGAGCTACTGGCCGGCCGTCGCTCGCGGCGACGTGGAGGCGTCGCCAGCCATACGCGAGTGGGCCGTCAAGCTGGAGGCCAAGCCGAAATACGTGGTGTCGTCGACGCGAAAGGACTTCCCGTGGACCAACAGCCACCACATCGCCGACGACCTGCGAACCGGCGTGCAGAGGCTCAAGGACGCGATGCCGGCGGGCGTGCTCCTCGGCAGCGGCAAACTCGCGACCGAGCTGGACCGGCTGGATCTGATCGACGAGTACAAGCTCCTCGTTCATCCCAGGATCGCCGGCCACGGCCCAACCCTGTACCAGGGCGGGCTGCCCAGTACGCGACGGCTCGAACTGGTTTCGGCGAAGCCGCTCCGCAATGGCGCGGTCGCCATGCACTACTGGCGCGAATGCTGA
- a CDS encoding response regulator produces MSGDERKPRILVVEDEAMVGLLIEDMVRDSGGEIVGPVATFEDALDLARNAVFDIAVLDLNLNGTLSYPIADVVRGRRIPIIFSTGYGSEGLREGFRDLPVLHKPFSQGDFAQAISAACAMSRFAKTQRVFTEVDRTSNG; encoded by the coding sequence ATGTCAGGTGACGAGCGGAAACCCCGCATACTCGTTGTGGAAGATGAGGCGATGGTCGGCTTGCTGATTGAGGACATGGTCCGAGACAGCGGCGGCGAAATCGTTGGCCCGGTCGCCACGTTTGAGGACGCTTTGGATCTGGCTCGCAATGCAGTGTTCGATATTGCCGTTCTCGACCTCAACCTGAACGGTACTCTCAGCTATCCGATCGCTGACGTTGTTCGTGGCCGCAGGATCCCGATCATCTTCTCAACCGGCTATGGCTCAGAAGGATTACGAGAGGGCTTTAGGGATTTGCCCGTCTTGCATAAGCCGTTCAGCCAAGGCGATTTTGCTCAAGCCATTTCGGCCGCGTGTGCAATGTCACGGTTTGCAAAGACACAAAGAGTTTTCACTGAAGTGGATAGGACATCAAACGGTTAG
- a CDS encoding DsbA family protein, translated as MMQPEGQNEQGAQATELPSIGSPIAKTAWHWFDFICPFCYVARSRNEILNRSGLIIVKVPFQAHPGIPTGGVTVGPRSGEMYDRLEREAYDAGLPLRWPSRLPNSRYALAVAEWVRRHHSEGFTTLYHQLFLSHFSLGEDIGDTTLVNSYAEQAGVDLDLVQGAISDGSADAAVAESEAAAHRIGIAGTPGWLIENHVVFGLHDKGLFRQVAHEVADHTRDEKDPRGQL; from the coding sequence ATGATGCAACCTGAAGGTCAGAATGAGCAAGGCGCCCAAGCCACGGAGCTGCCTTCTATCGGTTCTCCGATAGCGAAGACAGCATGGCACTGGTTCGATTTCATTTGCCCGTTTTGTTATGTCGCGCGCAGCCGTAACGAGATCCTGAACCGGTCTGGTCTTATCATCGTTAAGGTACCATTTCAGGCCCACCCCGGGATCCCGACAGGCGGTGTCACTGTCGGACCAAGGTCCGGCGAGATGTATGATCGTCTAGAACGGGAGGCTTACGACGCCGGCTTACCTTTACGTTGGCCATCACGCCTGCCGAACAGCCGATATGCGCTTGCTGTCGCGGAATGGGTTCGCCGACATCATTCGGAGGGATTCACAACCCTCTATCATCAGCTTTTCCTCAGCCATTTTAGCTTAGGTGAAGACATAGGCGACACGACCCTGGTCAACAGCTATGCGGAACAGGCTGGAGTTGATCTGGACCTCGTTCAGGGCGCCATCTCAGACGGAAGTGCAGATGCCGCAGTAGCCGAGTCAGAGGCTGCTGCCCATCGCATCGGTATTGCGGGAACCCCAGGTTGGCTCATCGAAAACCACGTGGTGTTCGGACTTCATGACAAGGGTTTGTTCAGACAAGTTGCACACGAAGTTGCTGACCACACCCGTGATGAGAAGGATCCGCGAGGGCAACTCTGA
- a CDS encoding alpha/beta fold hydrolase, which translates to MATITTKDGTDIFYKDWGPKDAQPIMFHHGWPLSADDWDAQMLFFLQHGYRVVAHDRRGHGRSTQVSDGHDMDHYAADAFAVVEALDLRNVVHIGHSTGGGEVARFVAKHGQPSGRVAKAVLVSAVPPLMVRSDSNPDGQPIEVFDGFRKSLAANRAQFYLDVARGPFYGFNREGVIVYPGVIQNWWRQGMIGAAKAHYDGIKAFSETDQTADLKSITVPTLVMHGDDDQIVPIADAALKSVKLLKNGTLKVYKGYPHGMLTTHADVINPDLLAFVRV; encoded by the coding sequence ATGGCAACGATCACCACCAAGGACGGGACCGATATCTTCTACAAGGATTGGGGGCCGAAGGATGCCCAGCCAATCATGTTTCATCATGGCTGGCCCCTCTCTGCCGATGACTGGGACGCACAGATGCTGTTCTTCTTGCAGCACGGCTACCGCGTCGTGGCTCATGATAGACGTGGTCACGGACGCTCGACACAGGTCAGCGACGGTCACGATATGGACCACTACGCTGCCGACGCCTTTGCGGTGGTTGAAGCCCTCGATCTGAGGAATGTCGTTCATATTGGTCACTCGACCGGGGGCGGCGAGGTCGCCCGCTTCGTTGCAAAGCACGGCCAGCCTAGCGGCCGTGTTGCCAAGGCGGTTCTGGTGAGTGCGGTTCCACCTTTGATGGTCAGGTCCGATAGCAATCCGGATGGCCAACCAATTGAGGTGTTCGACGGCTTTCGCAAGAGTCTCGCTGCGAATCGGGCGCAGTTCTACCTAGACGTCGCCAGAGGCCCATTCTACGGCTTCAACCGTGAGGGCGTTATAGTCTATCCCGGCGTGATCCAAAATTGGTGGCGTCAGGGCATGATTGGGGCAGCCAAGGCGCACTATGATGGGATCAAGGCCTTTTCGGAGACCGATCAGACCGCGGACTTAAAGTCGATCACCGTGCCGACGCTCGTGATGCATGGTGACGATGATCAGATCGTCCCGATCGCAGACGCAGCACTGAAATCAGTCAAACTGCTCAAGAACGGCACGCTCAAGGTTTACAAGGGCTACCCGCATGGGATGCTTACGACCCACGCGGATGTAATCAATCCGGATCTACTCGCCTTTGTGAGAGTCTGA
- a CDS encoding winged helix-turn-helix domain-containing protein: MAGLPIRQDYPPSDLRQRAAREKDTRASLRLLAIANALEGMTRTEAARLAGMERQALHDAIKRFNAEGPDGLQDRHRSGRPEQLNPGQQAALKAYILHGPEPERDGVSAWRLVDLCEHVEQTYGVRYGQWGLSCLLKRLNLSRQKTRPSHPKGSSAAQAAFKKGAARKIGHHRGRAS, encoded by the coding sequence ATGGCCGGGCTCCCGATCCGTCAGGACTACCCTCCATCGGATTTGCGCCAGCGCGCCGCTCGCGAGAAGGACACCCGGGCCAGCCTGCGGCTGTTGGCGATCGCCAATGCGCTCGAGGGCATGACCCGAACGGAGGCCGCCCGGCTGGCCGGCATGGAGCGCCAGGCCCTGCACGATGCCATAAAGCGCTTCAATGCCGAGGGACCGGACGGCCTGCAGGACCGGCATCGCTCCGGTCGCCCGGAGCAACTCAACCCTGGGCAGCAGGCCGCCCTCAAGGCCTACATCCTGCACGGACCGGAGCCCGAGCGCGATGGGGTCAGCGCCTGGCGTCTGGTTGACCTGTGCGAGCATGTCGAACAAACCTATGGGGTCCGCTACGGCCAGTGGGGGCTCTCGTGCCTGCTCAAGCGGCTGAACCTGTCGCGGCAGAAGACCCGGCCCTCGCACCCGAAGGGCAGTTCGGCCGCACAAGCGGCGTTCAAAAAAGGAGCTGCCCGCAAGATTGGGCACCATCGCGGCAGAGCATCCTGA
- a CDS encoding IS630 family transposase has protein sequence MGTIAAEHPEARLQLWCQDEARFGQKGRTTRVWYERGVRPPGVVDQRFESLYLFAACRPGTDETFALALPRVNADAMTIFLEHFAQQLEPGVHAVLVLDQAGWHDARALHVPDTITLLPLPPASPALNPVERVWLYLRERYLSHRVLDDYDAVLDAVCRAWNRLLDETGRLTTLTAYPYLTASPIP, from the coding sequence TTGGGCACCATCGCGGCAGAGCATCCTGAGGCGCGTCTTCAGCTCTGGTGCCAGGACGAGGCGCGCTTTGGCCAGAAGGGCCGGACCACGCGCGTCTGGTATGAGCGTGGCGTGCGTCCGCCCGGTGTGGTCGATCAGCGCTTCGAGAGCTTATATCTGTTTGCCGCCTGCCGGCCCGGCACCGACGAAACCTTCGCCTTGGCGCTGCCGCGGGTGAATGCCGACGCGATGACGATCTTTCTGGAGCACTTCGCGCAGCAGCTCGAGCCCGGTGTGCACGCAGTGCTCGTGCTCGATCAGGCCGGTTGGCACGACGCCCGGGCCTTGCATGTGCCGGACACCATCACCCTTTTGCCGCTGCCGCCAGCGTCACCCGCGCTGAACCCAGTGGAACGCGTCTGGCTGTACCTGCGCGAACGCTATCTCTCGCACCGCGTACTCGACGACTATGACGCGGTGCTCGACGCGGTCTGTCGCGCCTGGAACCGGCTCCTCGACGAGACAGGCCGTCTCACAACATTGACGGCATACCCGTATCTCACCGCGTCACCAATTCCCTGA
- a CDS encoding Dps family protein, whose amino-acid sequence MKALHRTGNKLVHQNSQPWLHQEGREIQAFGTVRQFPLGLSHDARLYSCQRLNQILADTQIIYSVYKKNHWLMRGATFYQLHLLLDRHADEQVKLIDALAERIQTLGGLAVGDPRHVAEITRIPRAPNGCEEVPAMLSRLLEAHELILVDAHDAAKRTVEQGDDGTNDLIVSEVIRVNELEAWFIAEHLVDTPLVRTR is encoded by the coding sequence ATGAAAGCGTTACACAGAACCGGTAACAAACTCGTGCACCAGAACAGCCAACCCTGGCTACATCAAGAAGGTCGGGAAATCCAAGCATTCGGAACCGTCCGGCAGTTTCCGCTCGGACTGTCGCATGATGCACGGCTATACTCGTGCCAACGCCTGAACCAGATCCTTGCCGACACCCAGATCATATATTCCGTTTACAAGAAGAATCATTGGCTGATGCGAGGAGCCACCTTCTACCAGTTGCACCTCTTGCTCGATAGACATGCTGATGAGCAGGTTAAACTCATTGATGCTCTCGCTGAGCGGATCCAAACACTTGGAGGCCTTGCTGTTGGTGATCCGCGGCATGTGGCGGAGATTACGCGCATTCCGCGAGCCCCCAATGGCTGCGAGGAAGTGCCGGCGATGTTGTCACGACTGCTGGAGGCTCATGAGTTGATTCTTGTCGATGCCCATGACGCGGCAAAGCGAACCGTAGAGCAGGGTGACGATGGCACCAATGACCTGATCGTCTCCGAGGTCATCCGTGTTAACGAACTTGAGGCTTGGTTCATTGCCGAGCATCTGGTCGACACGCCGCTCGTGCGCACCCGATGA